In a single window of the Montipora capricornis isolate CH-2021 chromosome 11, ASM3666992v2, whole genome shotgun sequence genome:
- the LOC138023510 gene encoding uncharacterized protein — translation MLRCGDINIQMDVPSDADTIRLKDLLNSMGLVQHVKRPTHIHGHTLDFIITRQAYDIVDSEPPPERYFTDHATVICKLSVMRPAPRIKHVEYRKLKSIDITKLRKASRNSQLHQDPPDDLKMLLDCYNTTFKSLLDERAPVCSRHVITRSRPPLFNDNIIQARRDRRKAERRWRKTRLPSDLVVFNVKWNYVVHLMNEATIGELITGHLLPRTVRTNQSCSGLIRVY, via the coding sequence ATGTTAAGATGTGGCGACATTAATATTCAAATGGACGTTCCGTCAGATGCTGACACCATCCGGCTCAAGGACCTGTTGAACTCTATGGGTCTGGTCCAGCATGTTAAACGACCCACTCACATACATGGCCACACCTTGGACTTCATTATCACACGGCAGGCCTATGATATTGTGGATAGTGAACCCCCTCCGGAGAGATATTTCACTGACCATGCTACCGTGATATGTAAGCTAAGCGTGATGAGGCCTGCGCCAAGAATTAAGCATGTTGAATACAGGAAACTCAAATCAATTGACATAACCAAGTTGAGAAAAGCTAGTCGTAACTCCCAGCTACATCAAGACCCGCCTGATGATTTGAAAATGCTGCTCGACTGTTATAATACGACTTTTAAATCGCTATTAGACGAACGCGCGCCGGTTTGTTCTCGTCATGTCATCACTCGATCCAGGCCCCCATTGTTTAATGATAACATAATTCAGGCTCGAAGGGACAGGAGGAAGGCCGAGAGAAGATGGAGGAAAACTAGACTCCCATCAGATCTTGTAGTATTCAACGTTAAGTGGAATTATGTTGTACATCTAATGAACGAAGCTACAATAGGTGAACTCATTACAGGCCATTTATTGCCAAGAACAGTTCGGACTAATCAAAGCTGTTCCGGGCTAATAAGAGTCTATTAA